From Erigeron canadensis isolate Cc75 chromosome 8, C_canadensis_v1, whole genome shotgun sequence, one genomic window encodes:
- the LOC122611162 gene encoding protein TRIGALACTOSYLDIACYLGLYCEROL 2, chloroplastic: MLAAAPAPPQSFSFPLKSSRFIPLSKNNTFFIIPPKRKQHHSLTLIKSSQEYNDTQQPSSSSSSLEPPNQTKSPLSVFLDIPRNLWKQTLRPLSDFGFGQRSIWEGGVGLFLVSGTVLFALTLVWLRAFQLRSRFRKYLAVFEFSQASGISTGTQVRIRGVTVGNVIRVNPSLKSIEAVVEVEDDRTIIPRNSLIEVNQSGLLMETMIDITPRDPIPSPSFGPLDPDCVKEGLIVCDRQKLRGYQGVSLDALVGIFTRIGREVEQIGVANTYALAERASVVIEEARPLLLKIQAMAEDVQPMLSEVRDSGLLQEVETLTKSLTQATEDLRKAHSSIMTPENTELIQKSIYTLVFTLKNIESISSDILGFTGDEATRKNLKLVIKSLSRLL; the protein is encoded by the exons ATGTTAGCTGCTGCACCTGCACCTCCTCAATCATTCTCATTCCCCCTCAAATCATCAAGATTCATTCCCTTatcaaaaaataatacattCTTTATCATCCCACCTAAAAGAAAACAACACCACTCACTCACACTTATCAAATCATCACAAGAATATAATGATACCCAACagccttcttcttcttcttcatctttagAACCACCCAATCAAACAAAATCCCCACTTTCTGTATTTCTTGATATTCCAAGAAACTTATGGAAACAAACTTTACGCCCTTTAAGCGATTTCGGGTTTGGTCAAAGGAGCATTTGGGAAGGTGGGGTTGGTTTGTTTTTGGTCTCTGGGACTGTTTTGTTTGCACTTACTTTAGTTTGGTTAAGAGCTTTTCAATTGAGATCAAGATTTAGAAAGTATCTTgctgtttttgaattttctcaagcTTCTGGGATTTCAACTGGTACTCAAGTTCGAATTCGCGGTGTTACCGTTGGTAATGTGATTCGGGTTAATCCCTCTTTGAAAAGTATTGAAGCTGTTGTTGAG GTTGAGGATGATAGAACTATCATACCAAGGAATTCGTTGATTGAGGTGAATCAATCCGGGCTCTTGATGGAGACTATGATTGATATTACTCCAAGAGATCCAATTCCTTCACCTTCTTTTGGGCCATTGGATCCGGATTGTGTTAAAGAGGGTTTGATTGTGTGTGATAGACAAAAGTTGCGAGGGTATCAAGGTGTGAGTTTGGATGCACTAGTTGGGATATTTACTCGGATTGGACGGGAAGTGGAGCAAATAGGTGTTGCTAATACGTATGCATTGGCGGAACGAGCTTCCGTTGTTATTGAAGAAGCAAGGCCTTTGCTACTAAAG ATTCAGGCCATGGCTGAGGATGTTCAGCCTATGCTATCCGAGGTTCGCGATAGTGGTTTGCTACAGGAAGTTGAAACTTTGACTAAAAGTTTAACTCAAGCAACAGAGGATTTACG AAAGGCGCATTCTTCTATTATGACTCCAGAGAACACCGAATTGATTCAGAAGTCGATATATACCCTTGTATTTACTTTGAAGAACATCGAG AGTATAAGCTCCGATATTTTGGGATTCACGGGCGATGAAGCTACCAGGAAAAATTTGAAGTTGGTCATCAAGTCACTCAGTAGGCTATTGTGA